Proteins encoded within one genomic window of Streptomyces sp. NBC_01314:
- a CDS encoding 16S rRNA (uracil(1498)-N(3))-methyltransferase, producing the protein MTAPVFVVDRFDGRGPEIVLDGPEGRHAVSVKRLKPGEDVVLTDGRGRWLEGVVKAAEGKDRLVVMDVGCLLEEPPAQPRITVVQALPKGDRGEVAVETMTEVGVDAIVPWAASRCITQWKGDRGLKALTKWRSTAREAGKQSRRVRFPEVADAATSKQVAALLAKADFAAVLHESGDGTLATAELPAAGEIVLVVGPEGGVSPEELALFGEAGARAYRLGPSVLRTSTAGTAAGALLLGRTGRWS; encoded by the coding sequence ATGACCGCACCCGTGTTCGTGGTGGACCGCTTCGACGGCCGGGGACCGGAGATCGTGCTCGACGGCCCCGAGGGGCGGCACGCCGTCTCGGTGAAGCGGCTGAAGCCCGGTGAGGACGTCGTCCTCACCGACGGGCGGGGCCGGTGGCTGGAGGGCGTGGTGAAGGCCGCCGAGGGCAAGGACCGGCTGGTCGTCATGGACGTGGGATGCCTCCTTGAGGAGCCCCCGGCGCAGCCCCGTATCACCGTCGTCCAGGCGCTGCCCAAGGGCGACCGGGGCGAAGTGGCCGTGGAGACCATGACCGAGGTCGGGGTCGACGCGATCGTGCCCTGGGCCGCCTCCCGCTGCATCACCCAGTGGAAGGGCGACCGGGGGCTGAAGGCCCTCACCAAGTGGCGGTCCACCGCGCGGGAGGCGGGCAAGCAGTCCCGCCGGGTGCGGTTCCCCGAGGTCGCTGACGCGGCCACGAGCAAGCAGGTCGCGGCGCTGCTGGCGAAGGCCGACTTCGCCGCCGTACTGCACGAGAGCGGCGACGGGACGCTGGCCACCGCCGAGCTGCCGGCGGCCGGGGAGATCGTGCTCGTCGTGGGGCCGGAGGGGGGCGTGTCGCCCGAGGAACTGGCGCTCTTCGGCGAGGCGGGCGCGCGGGCATACCGACTCGGGCCCAGTGTGCTGCGTACGTCGACCGCCGGGACGGCGGCCGGGGCGCTGCTGCTGGGCAGAACCGGACGCTGGTCCTGA
- a CDS encoding VOC family protein, which yields MELAQVRLLVSDFPACYRFYADVLGLKPQSGAAEGPYEKFSPAIGSAGIALQDRAMMAQVLGELADAANGHRSLVVLRVDDLDTYCEQITARGARLLHGPAPMTDRMRVAHLKDPEGNLVELQEWLLLRG from the coding sequence GTGGAACTCGCCCAAGTAAGGCTGCTCGTCTCCGACTTCCCCGCCTGCTACCGCTTCTACGCCGATGTCCTCGGGCTGAAGCCGCAGTCCGGGGCGGCCGAGGGGCCGTACGAGAAGTTCAGTCCGGCGATCGGGTCCGCGGGCATCGCCCTGCAGGACCGCGCGATGATGGCGCAGGTGCTCGGGGAGCTGGCCGACGCCGCGAACGGGCACCGGTCGCTGGTCGTCCTGCGGGTCGACGACCTCGACACGTACTGCGAGCAGATCACCGCGCGCGGCGCGCGGCTCCTCCACGGGCCGGCACCCATGACCGACCGGATGCGCGTGGCCCATCTCAAGGACCCCGAGGGGAACTTGGTGGAGCTGCAGGAATGGCTGCTGCTGCGCGGCTGA
- a CDS encoding S41 family peptidase: MTQLAYFRYPHLHGDLVAFTAEDDVWVAPLDGGRAWRVSADNVPVNHPRISPDGTTVAWTSTRDGAPEVHVAPVDGGSAKRLTYWGSWRTQVRGWTPDGQVLALSTHGQASLRRSWAHAVPLDGGPATTLPYGPVGDVAHGPATVLLSAPMGREAAWWKRYRGGTAGKLWIDRAAEDGKDGEGAGSAGEFVRLHAELDGNIEYPLWLGDRVAFLSDHEGVGALYSSLADGSDLRRHTPVDGFYARHAATDGTRVVYASAGELWLLDDLDGAEPRRLDIRLGGQRVDLQPFPANASRWFGSASPDHTARGSAVSVRGSVHWITHRSGPARALAAEQGVRARLPRTFRVEGEEWVVWVTDAEGDDALEFAPATGVGPGATPRRLAAGQLGRVLGLAVAPDGSRVAVATHDGRVLFVERETGEVREVDHSEDGEVTGLVFSPDSAWLAWSHPGPRPLRQLKLANTADLSVTEATPLRFQDFSPAFTLDGKHLAFLSARAFDPVYDEHVFDLHFVSGARPHLITLAATTPSPFGPQRHGRPFEAPDKDETPDSEGAPTTRIDLEGLADRIVPFPVEAARYSTLRAAKDGVLWLRHPVTGVLGHSRATPDDPEPKSSLERYDLAQRRLEYLASDADHFAVSGDGKRVLLWTDGKLKVVPSDRRASNDDESDTNITVDLSRVRRTVDPAAEWRQMFDEAGRLMRDNFWRPDLGGVDWDGVLDRYRPVLDRLATHDDLVDLLWEVQGELGTSHAYVTPRGRGGSGDRRQGLLGADVSRHEDGPQGSVLWRIDRVLPSETSDPDAHSPLAAPGVAVRAGDAIVAVGGQPVDPVAGPGPLLVGTAGKAVELTVLPSGGGDLRHPVVVPISDEEPLRYHAWVADRRAYVHERSGGRLGYLHVPDMVGSGWAQLHRDLRIEVAREGLVVDVRENRGGHTSQLVVEKLARRIVGWDLPRGMRPTSYPDDAPRGPVVAVANEFSGSDGDIVNAAIKALGIGPVVGTRTWGGVVGIDSRYRLVDGTLVTQPKYAFWLEGYGWGVENHGVDPDVEVVQAPQDHAAGRDPQLDEAIRIALAGLEETPAKVAPPLPEA; encoded by the coding sequence GTGACTCAGCTCGCGTATTTCCGGTATCCGCACCTGCACGGCGACCTGGTCGCCTTCACCGCCGAGGACGACGTGTGGGTCGCGCCTCTGGACGGCGGCCGTGCCTGGCGGGTCAGCGCGGACAACGTGCCCGTGAACCATCCGCGGATCTCCCCGGACGGCACCACCGTCGCGTGGACCTCCACGCGGGACGGCGCGCCCGAGGTGCATGTCGCGCCCGTGGACGGCGGGTCGGCCAAGCGCCTCACATACTGGGGGAGTTGGCGCACCCAGGTGCGCGGCTGGACGCCCGACGGCCAGGTCCTCGCGCTCAGCACCCACGGCCAGGCCAGCCTCCGGCGGAGCTGGGCGCACGCCGTCCCGCTCGACGGCGGCCCGGCCACCACCCTCCCGTACGGTCCGGTCGGCGATGTCGCCCACGGCCCCGCCACCGTGCTGCTGTCCGCGCCGATGGGCCGTGAGGCCGCCTGGTGGAAGCGGTACCGGGGCGGCACGGCGGGCAAGCTGTGGATCGACCGCGCGGCCGAGGACGGCAAGGACGGCGAGGGCGCCGGGTCGGCCGGTGAATTCGTACGCCTGCACGCCGAGTTGGACGGGAACATCGAGTACCCGCTGTGGCTCGGCGACCGGGTCGCGTTCCTGTCCGACCACGAGGGCGTCGGGGCTCTGTACTCCTCCCTCGCCGACGGCTCCGACCTGCGGCGGCACACCCCGGTCGACGGGTTTTACGCCCGGCACGCGGCCACCGACGGCACCCGGGTCGTGTACGCGTCCGCCGGCGAACTGTGGCTGCTGGACGACCTGGACGGGGCCGAGCCGCGCAGGCTCGACATCCGGCTCGGCGGACAGCGCGTCGACCTCCAGCCGTTCCCGGCGAACGCCTCCCGCTGGTTCGGCTCCGCCTCGCCCGACCACACGGCCCGGGGCAGCGCCGTCTCCGTGCGCGGCTCCGTCCACTGGATCACGCACCGCTCCGGCCCCGCCCGCGCGCTCGCCGCCGAGCAGGGCGTACGGGCCCGGCTGCCGCGCACCTTCCGGGTGGAGGGCGAGGAGTGGGTGGTGTGGGTGACGGACGCGGAGGGCGACGACGCCCTGGAGTTCGCCCCGGCGACCGGCGTCGGCCCCGGCGCCACCCCGCGCCGGCTCGCCGCCGGACAGCTGGGCCGCGTCCTCGGGCTCGCCGTGGCGCCCGACGGCAGCCGGGTCGCCGTCGCCACGCACGACGGCCGGGTCCTGTTCGTCGAGCGGGAGACCGGAGAGGTCCGCGAGGTCGACCACAGCGAGGACGGCGAAGTGACGGGCCTGGTCTTCTCGCCCGACTCGGCCTGGCTCGCCTGGTCGCACCCCGGCCCGCGCCCGCTGCGTCAGCTCAAGCTCGCCAACACCGCCGACCTGTCCGTCACCGAGGCGACCCCGCTCCGCTTCCAGGACTTCTCACCGGCGTTCACGCTCGACGGCAAGCACCTCGCCTTCCTCTCCGCCCGCGCCTTCGACCCCGTCTACGACGAACACGTCTTCGACCTCCACTTCGTCAGCGGGGCCCGCCCGCACCTCATCACGCTCGCCGCGACCACCCCGTCCCCCTTCGGGCCGCAGCGCCACGGCCGGCCGTTCGAGGCGCCCGACAAGGACGAGACCCCGGACAGCGAGGGCGCACCCACGACCCGGATCGACCTCGAAGGGCTCGCCGACCGGATCGTCCCCTTCCCGGTCGAGGCCGCCCGCTACTCGACGCTCCGCGCCGCCAAGGACGGCGTGCTGTGGCTGCGCCACCCCGTGACCGGCGTCCTGGGCCACTCCCGGGCCACGCCCGACGACCCCGAACCGAAGTCCTCCCTGGAGCGTTACGACCTCGCCCAGCGGCGCCTCGAATACCTCGCCTCCGACGCCGACCACTTCGCCGTCAGCGGCGACGGCAAGCGGGTTCTGCTGTGGACCGACGGCAAACTCAAGGTCGTCCCCAGCGACCGGCGCGCCTCGAACGACGACGAGAGCGACACCAACATCACCGTCGACCTCTCGCGCGTACGGCGGACCGTCGACCCGGCCGCCGAGTGGCGCCAGATGTTCGACGAGGCCGGCCGTCTCATGCGGGACAACTTCTGGCGCCCGGACCTCGGCGGGGTGGACTGGGACGGCGTCCTGGACAGGTACCGCCCGGTCCTCGACCGGCTCGCCACGCACGACGACCTGGTCGACCTGCTGTGGGAGGTGCAGGGCGAGTTGGGCACCTCGCACGCGTACGTCACCCCGCGCGGCCGGGGCGGTTCCGGCGACCGGCGGCAGGGGCTGCTCGGGGCGGACGTCTCCCGGCACGAGGACGGCCCGCAGGGGTCCGTGCTGTGGCGCATCGACCGGGTGCTGCCCTCCGAGACCTCCGACCCCGACGCACACTCGCCGCTCGCCGCTCCGGGAGTGGCCGTGCGGGCCGGCGACGCGATCGTCGCCGTGGGCGGGCAGCCGGTCGACCCGGTGGCCGGGCCCGGCCCGCTGCTCGTCGGCACGGCCGGCAAGGCGGTCGAGCTGACCGTCCTGCCGTCCGGCGGCGGGGATCTCCGGCATCCCGTCGTGGTGCCCATCTCCGACGAGGAACCGTTGCGGTACCACGCGTGGGTGGCGGACCGGCGGGCCTACGTCCACGAGAGGTCCGGCGGCCGGCTCGGGTATCTGCACGTGCCCGACATGGTCGGCTCCGGCTGGGCCCAGCTCCACCGCGATCTGCGGATCGAGGTCGCCCGGGAGGGGCTCGTCGTGGACGTCCGGGAGAACCGGGGCGGCCACACGTCGCAGCTCGTCGTGGAGAAGCTCGCGCGACGGATCGTCGGATGGGACCTGCCGCGCGGGATGCGGCCGACCAGCTACCCCGACGACGCGCCCCGGGGGCCCGTCGTCGCCGTCGCCAACGAGTTCTCCGGGTCCGACGGGGACATCGTCAACGCGGCGATCAAGGCGCTCGGGATCGGGCCGGTGGTCGGTACGCGGACGTGGGGCGGTGTCGTCGGGATCGACAGCCGGTACCGGCTGGTGGACGGGACGCTCGTGACCCAGCCGAAGTACGCCTTCTGGTTGGAGGGGTACGGGTGGGGGGTCGAGAACCACGGCGTCGATCCGGATGTGGAGGTCGTGCAGGCGCCGCAGGACCACGCGGCCGGGCGTGACCCCCAGCTCGACGAGGCGATCCGGATCGCGCTGGCCGGACTTGAGGAGACTCCGGCGAAGGTGGCACCTCCGCTGCCGGAGGCGTAG
- a CDS encoding HIT domain-containing protein — protein MAGEPQDDCLFCKIVAGHVPATIVRETDTTVAFRDINPQAPTHVLVIPKAHYADAATLAAAAPELAADVLRETQAVADEDKLESYRIVFNTGTGAGQTVFHAHAHIVGGRGLQWPPG, from the coding sequence ATGGCTGGGGAGCCGCAGGACGACTGTCTGTTCTGCAAGATCGTGGCAGGGCACGTACCGGCGACGATCGTGCGGGAGACCGACACGACGGTCGCGTTCAGGGACATCAACCCACAGGCACCGACGCACGTCCTGGTCATCCCGAAGGCGCACTACGCGGACGCCGCGACACTCGCCGCCGCCGCCCCGGAACTCGCCGCGGACGTACTCCGCGAGACCCAGGCCGTCGCGGACGAGGACAAACTGGAGAGCTACCGGATCGTCTTCAACACAGGCACCGGCGCCGGCCAGACCGTGTTCCACGCGCACGCCCACATCGTCGGCGGTCGCGGCCTGCAGTGGCCCCCCGGATAA
- a CDS encoding ribonuclease Z, which produces MSIRELVVLGTASQVPTRHRNHNGYLLRWDAEGLLFDPGEGTQRQMLRAGVAAHDLNRICVTHFHGDHSLGLAGVIQRINLDRVPHDVTAHYPRSGQRFFDRLRYATAYRETVQLIEAPVDGEGGALATTPSFTLDARKLSHPVESYGYRLVEPDGRRMLPERLAERGIKGPDIGLIQRTGAIGDVSLDEVSEVRRGQRFAFVMDTRLCDGVYALADAADMLVIESTFLDEDVQLAVDHGHLTAGQAASVARDCGVRHLVLTHFSQRYSDPAEFERQARAVGFEGELTVAHDLMRVALPKRR; this is translated from the coding sequence GTGTCCATACGTGAACTGGTGGTCCTCGGCACCGCCAGCCAGGTCCCGACCCGGCACCGCAACCACAACGGCTATCTCCTGCGCTGGGACGCGGAGGGACTGCTCTTCGACCCGGGCGAGGGCACCCAGCGGCAGATGCTGCGCGCCGGGGTCGCCGCGCACGACCTGAACCGCATATGTGTCACCCATTTCCACGGCGATCACTCGCTGGGGCTGGCCGGTGTGATCCAGCGGATCAATCTCGACCGGGTTCCGCACGACGTCACGGCGCACTACCCGCGTTCCGGGCAGCGGTTCTTCGACCGGCTGCGGTACGCCACCGCGTACCGGGAGACGGTCCAGCTGATCGAGGCGCCGGTCGACGGGGAGGGCGGGGCGCTGGCCACCACGCCGTCGTTCACGCTCGACGCGCGGAAGCTCTCGCACCCAGTCGAGTCGTACGGGTACCGGCTCGTCGAGCCCGACGGGCGCCGGATGCTGCCCGAGCGGCTCGCCGAGCGCGGGATCAAGGGGCCGGACATCGGGCTGATTCAGCGGACAGGGGCGATCGGGGACGTCTCCCTCGACGAGGTGAGCGAGGTGCGGCGCGGACAGCGGTTCGCGTTCGTCATGGACACCCGGCTGTGCGACGGGGTCTACGCCCTCGCCGACGCGGCCGACATGCTCGTCATCGAGTCGACGTTCCTCGACGAGGACGTCCAACTCGCGGTGGACCATGGCCATCTGACGGCAGGCCAGGCCGCCTCGGTGGCCCGTGACTGCGGCGTACGGCACCTCGTGCTCACCCACTTCAGCCAGCGGTACTCCGATCCCGCCGAGTTCGAACGGCAGGCGCGGGCCGTCGGGTTCGAGGGGGAGCTCACCGTGGCACACGACCTGATGAGGGTGGCGCTTCCGAAACGGCGGTAG
- a CDS encoding adenosine deaminase yields MSLPKAELHLHIEGTLEPELAFALAARNGVALPYADTDALRKAYEFEDLRSFLNLYYELMAVLRTEQDFADLADAYLARAAAQGVRHAEIFFDPQAHVARGVGMGTVVEGLWRALGTSEETHGVSTQLIMCFLRDESAASALDTLEAAKPYLDRIVGIGLDSAEVGHPPVKFRAVYEAAAALGLRRVAHAGEEGPPEYITEALDVLGVERVDHGLRCMEDPALVERLARDRIPLTLCPLSNVRLRTVDTLADHPLPAMLDAGLLCTVNSDDPAYFGGYAGDNFDAVRQTLGLSEDRLRELARNSFTASFLEHDEERRARYLAEVDAYEFG; encoded by the coding sequence ATGTCCCTCCCCAAAGCTGAACTGCACCTGCACATCGAAGGAACCCTGGAGCCGGAGCTGGCGTTCGCGCTGGCCGCCCGGAACGGGGTCGCGCTGCCGTACGCGGACACGGACGCGCTCCGCAAGGCGTACGAGTTCGAGGATCTGCGGTCCTTTCTGAACCTCTACTACGAGCTGATGGCCGTCCTGCGCACCGAGCAGGACTTCGCGGACCTCGCCGACGCCTACCTGGCCCGCGCCGCCGCCCAGGGCGTACGGCACGCGGAGATCTTCTTCGATCCGCAGGCCCATGTCGCGCGGGGCGTCGGGATGGGAACGGTCGTCGAGGGGCTGTGGCGGGCGCTGGGGACGAGTGAGGAGACACACGGCGTCTCCACTCAGCTGATCATGTGCTTTCTGCGGGACGAGTCCGCGGCCTCGGCCCTCGACACGCTGGAGGCCGCGAAGCCGTACCTCGACCGGATCGTCGGGATCGGGCTGGACTCGGCCGAGGTCGGGCATCCGCCGGTCAAGTTCCGCGCGGTGTACGAGGCGGCCGCCGCGCTGGGGCTGCGGCGCGTCGCGCACGCGGGGGAGGAGGGGCCGCCGGAGTACATCACCGAGGCCCTCGACGTCCTCGGTGTCGAACGCGTCGACCACGGACTGCGGTGCATGGAGGACCCCGCCCTCGTCGAGCGGCTGGCGCGCGACCGGATCCCGCTGACGCTGTGCCCGTTGTCGAACGTCCGGCTGCGGACCGTCGACACCCTCGCCGACCACCCCCTGCCCGCCATGCTCGACGCGGGCCTGCTCTGCACGGTCAACTCCGACGACCCGGCCTACTTCGGCGGATACGCCGGTGACAACTTCGACGCCGTACGGCAGACGCTGGGCCTGAGCGAGGACCGGCTGCGCGAGCTGGCCCGCAACTCCTTCACCGCGTCCTTCCTGGAGCACGACGAGGAGCGGCGGGCCCGGTACCTCGCCGAGGTGGACGCGTACGAGTTCGGATGA
- a CDS encoding carbohydrate kinase family protein, which produces MTAFKGERPHRPQVDPLRALRAPDDPPWDVYLTGTVFLDIIFTGLDSAPVRGTESWARGMGSSPGGVANMATALARLGLQTSLAAAFGDDHYGEYCWDALEQGEGIDLSASRTVPGWHSPVTVSMAYEGERTMVSHGHAAPPEQSEPECPPHARAAVASLTPGVRAPWIARAASKGTRIFADVGWDETGAWDLAGLADLAHCEAFLPNAQEAMRYTGAECPRAAARALTDHVPLAVVTLGAEGAYAVDGRTGETAEVPAIAVEALDPTGAGDVFVAGFVTGTLADWPLADRLAFAGLTAALSVQEFGGSLSAPGWAELAAWWRRVRSLDHQDPTALRRYAFLEDLLPKDHVSPWPLRRAVPTIGFRRSA; this is translated from the coding sequence GTGACCGCGTTCAAGGGAGAACGACCGCACCGGCCGCAGGTCGACCCGCTGAGGGCACTGAGAGCACCGGACGACCCGCCCTGGGACGTCTATCTGACGGGCACCGTCTTCCTCGACATCATCTTCACCGGGCTCGACTCCGCCCCGGTGCGCGGGACCGAGTCCTGGGCACGCGGGATGGGGTCGAGCCCCGGCGGTGTGGCGAACATGGCCACGGCCCTGGCCCGGCTGGGCCTGCAGACCTCCCTCGCGGCGGCCTTCGGCGACGACCACTACGGCGAGTACTGCTGGGACGCCCTGGAGCAGGGCGAGGGCATCGACCTCTCCGCCTCCCGTACGGTCCCCGGCTGGCACTCCCCGGTCACGGTCTCCATGGCGTACGAGGGCGAACGCACGATGGTCTCCCACGGCCACGCGGCGCCCCCGGAGCAGTCCGAGCCGGAGTGCCCGCCCCACGCGCGCGCCGCCGTCGCCTCCCTCACGCCCGGCGTACGCGCCCCCTGGATCGCGCGGGCCGCGAGCAAGGGCACCCGGATCTTCGCGGACGTCGGCTGGGACGAGACCGGCGCCTGGGACCTGGCGGGGCTCGCCGATCTCGCCCACTGCGAGGCGTTCCTGCCCAACGCGCAGGAGGCGATGCGGTACACCGGCGCCGAGTGCCCCCGGGCCGCCGCCCGCGCCCTCACCGACCACGTCCCGCTGGCCGTGGTGACGCTGGGCGCGGAGGGCGCGTACGCCGTGGACGGCCGGACCGGCGAGACGGCGGAGGTGCCCGCCATCGCCGTGGAGGCCTTGGACCCCACGGGCGCGGGGGACGTGTTCGTCGCCGGCTTCGTCACCGGCACGCTGGCGGACTGGCCCCTGGCGGACCGGTTGGCCTTCGCGGGCCTGACCGCCGCGCTGTCGGTCCAGGAGTTCGGGGGGTCGCTGTCCGCTCCCGGGTGGGCCGAGCTCGCCGCGTGGTGGCGCCGGGTGCGGTCCCTGGACCACCAGGACCCCACCGCCCTGCGCCGCTACGCCTTCCTGGAGGACCTCCTCCCGAAGGACCACGTCAGCCCCTGGCCGCTGCGGCGGGCGGTCCCGACGATCGGCTTCCGCCGATCCGCGTGA
- a CDS encoding glucarate dehydratase family protein — translation MTAPRDLTVTEVRLTPILVADPPLLNTQGVHQPYTPRLIVEVVTADGTTGVGETYGDTKYLELARPFAEKLVGRQVSDLNGLFVLADEVAVDGSRVSGQVDVGGLRGVQTADKLRLSVVSGFEVACLDALGKALGLPVHALLGGKVRDTVEYSAYLFYKWADHPEGVACEKDDWGAAVDPAGVVEQARKFKERYGFTSFKLKGGVFPPEEEIAAVRALAEAFPGHPLRLDPNGAWSVGTSLKVADELADVLEYLEDPALGTPAMAEVAARTDVPLATNMCVTTFAEIEEAFTKGAVQVVLSDHHYWGGLRNTRELAAVCRTFGVAVSMHSNTHLGISLAAMTHVASTVPDLHHACDSHYPWQSEDVLTSRLTFEDGAVRVSDAPGLGVELDRDKLAFLHRRWLDDDGALKDRDDAAAMRVAEPDWVTPAVPRW, via the coding sequence GTGACCGCGCCCCGCGACCTGACCGTCACCGAGGTCCGGCTGACCCCGATCCTGGTCGCCGACCCGCCGCTGCTGAACACGCAGGGCGTGCACCAGCCGTACACCCCGCGGCTCATCGTGGAGGTCGTGACCGCCGACGGGACCACGGGCGTCGGCGAGACGTACGGCGACACCAAGTACCTGGAGCTGGCCCGGCCGTTCGCGGAGAAGCTGGTGGGCCGTCAGGTCAGCGATCTGAACGGGCTGTTCGTCCTCGCCGACGAGGTGGCGGTCGACGGGTCACGGGTCTCCGGGCAGGTCGACGTGGGCGGGCTGCGCGGTGTCCAGACCGCCGACAAGCTGCGACTCTCGGTCGTGTCGGGGTTCGAGGTCGCCTGTCTCGACGCGCTCGGCAAGGCGCTGGGGCTGCCCGTGCACGCGCTGCTCGGCGGCAAGGTGCGGGACACCGTGGAGTACAGCGCGTACCTCTTCTACAAGTGGGCGGACCACCCCGAGGGCGTCGCCTGCGAGAAGGACGACTGGGGGGCGGCCGTGGACCCGGCCGGGGTCGTGGAGCAGGCCCGGAAGTTCAAGGAGCGGTACGGGTTCACGTCGTTCAAGCTGAAGGGCGGGGTGTTCCCGCCGGAGGAGGAGATCGCCGCGGTCCGGGCGCTGGCCGAGGCGTTCCCCGGGCATCCGCTGCGGCTGGACCCGAACGGGGCCTGGTCCGTGGGGACGTCGCTGAAGGTCGCGGACGAGCTGGCGGACGTACTCGAGTACCTGGAGGACCCGGCGCTCGGGACGCCCGCGATGGCCGAGGTCGCGGCGCGGACGGATGTGCCCCTGGCGACCAACATGTGCGTGACCACGTTCGCGGAGATCGAGGAGGCGTTCACGAAGGGCGCCGTGCAGGTCGTCCTCTCCGACCACCACTACTGGGGCGGGCTGCGCAACACCCGCGAACTGGCCGCCGTCTGCCGTACGTTCGGCGTCGCCGTGTCCATGCACTCCAACACCCATCTGGGCATCAGCCTGGCCGCGATGACGCACGTGGCGTCCACGGTGCCCGACCTTCACCATGCCTGTGACTCCCACTATCCGTGGCAGTCGGAGGATGTCCTCACCTCGCGCCTCACGTTCGAGGACGGGGCGGTACGGGTGTCGGACGCGCCGGGGCTCGGGGTCGAACTCGACCGGGACAAGCTGGCGTTCCTGCATCGGCGGTGGCTGGACGACGACGGGGCGCTGAAGGACCGGGACGACGCGGCGGCGATGCGGGTCGCCGAGCCGGACTGGGTGACGCCGGCCGTGCCGCGCTGGTAG
- a CDS encoding IclR family transcriptional regulator: MSETDGAGGVREVKSAARTVDLLELLAARGDRPARLQELADELHVPRSSMYALLQTLIGRGWVRTDITGSLYGIGIRALLTGTSYLDSDPRVRAVRPYLDEASEALGETIHLARLDGMDVAYLATRESHEYLRTISRVGRRLPAHAGALGKALLAERPDSDLPEGPYEALTPRTHTTRDSLAADLAAVRARGYAVDREEGVPGIIGLGFALRTDTPAEDAISCSVPVARLTPEHERRIVEVMGAIRAKIEATSPGTAGSPIWR, encoded by the coding sequence ATGTCGGAGACAGACGGCGCCGGGGGCGTCCGCGAGGTGAAGTCGGCGGCACGCACGGTCGACCTGCTGGAACTGCTGGCCGCACGCGGCGACCGACCTGCACGCCTGCAGGAACTGGCGGACGAGCTCCACGTCCCGCGCAGCTCGATGTACGCCCTGCTCCAGACCCTGATCGGCCGCGGCTGGGTCCGCACGGACATCACCGGTTCCCTCTACGGCATCGGCATCCGCGCCCTGCTCACCGGCACCAGCTACCTGGACTCCGACCCACGCGTCCGTGCCGTACGGCCCTACCTCGACGAGGCCTCCGAGGCCCTCGGCGAAACCATCCACCTCGCCCGCCTCGACGGCATGGACGTCGCCTACCTGGCCACCCGCGAGTCCCACGAGTACCTGCGCACGATCAGCCGCGTCGGCCGCCGCCTCCCCGCCCACGCCGGCGCCCTCGGCAAGGCCCTCCTCGCCGAACGCCCCGACTCGGACCTCCCCGAGGGCCCCTACGAGGCGCTCACCCCCCGCACCCACACCACCCGTGACTCGCTCGCCGCCGACCTGGCCGCCGTCCGCGCCCGCGGCTACGCCGTCGACCGCGAGGAGGGCGTGCCCGGCATCATCGGCCTCGGTTTCGCCCTGCGCACCGACACCCCCGCCGAGGACGCCATCAGCTGCTCGGTCCCCGTCGCCCGCCTGACCCCGGAGCACGAGCGCCGGATCGTGGAAGTGATGGGGGCGATCCGGGCGAAGATCGAGGCGACGAGCCCGGGGACGGCCGGGTCACCGATCTGGCGCTGA